The genomic segment accaggcccggagctggacatgcctgatataaaCTGTTTCACTTTCAAATGTGTGGTTGATTAAGTACTGCTCActgtcacagtaaaaaaaacacacacacaagggcgtCATGATCTGTACTTGAAGTTTTTGttaatgcatttcatttttttgcatgttttatgTCTCGTTTTATTGTGAATTGTGTCCTGTCttgcttgttgttttggggtggtgggggtcccCCGTGCGCGTCAACCTGGTCCCTTATGtcagacatgtccagctccaggcctggagggccactgtcctgcctgttttccatctctcctggctgcaacacacctgattcagatgtttAGCTCattagccagctctgaagcagcattagatcgatcctgatgatttgagtcaggtgtgctgctcctgggagagctggaaaacaggcaggactgcggcccttgaggaccgactttggacacccctactTTATGTCGACCATTCAGCTTACTTCGCGGCTCATCTTTTGTCCAGGTGTTCCTTGTTGTCTCATCAGTTTGATTGTATTTAGTTCCGTGGTTTATTTCACTCCTTGTTAGATCATTGTTTGTTCCTGTCAGTTGTCATATCACCGTGTCATTGTTTGTTAGTTACTGCGAATCTGTTTTTGGGACTGTTGGGGTGggggaaagaggggggtttTTCCAAATGGGGGTTTTCCCCAAGTTTCTAATTCGATACTTCCTGAGGGCACTCCTGCCGTATTTCCCTGAATGTGGGTCCTCCTTAGTCCAAACCCCATACCCGAAACAAAGAGTGATCATTTGGTATTTTGAATTAATATAATCATCAACTCGAAACCAACACACGTAAATTCCTCATGGAATATTTTATCCATCAAAGCATGGTATGTGTTTGTTGGAAATTCCCCAAAGGTGAACACTTTCCTACTAACTGACAATACTGACATGTTTAAAGATGCAGTATAGGGCTGAAGGATATCATTTTAGTCCAACAACTAAGTTGATTCAAAGAATTGTAAAGAGTGTCATCAGAACAATATCATTTTATTTCTGCACTTTTCTTACCTTGTTAATTCCACTTGAAGGAGATTCTCTCTCCAGCGACTAAAAAGCAAAGGAAGTTTGGCCATGGTTGCtgtaaaatataaaatcaaaacttGCTTTCTGTAGTTATATAAAACATATGTCTTAttagttcaaataataaagtatatgttttgtttaaaaaatagcaTGAAGAGAAACTTTAAATTAAATAGTAATATCTAATACAGTGATGCTAATGTATTTGAAGTACAGATaactcattcattttttttaatcaaataggTGGGCAAGATAGATGAAATTagacaaaatatttgttcaaaCCGATAATCTTCGCATTGTGTGTGCAGAATACCATCTGTGTTTTTCAGCTGTACAGTGGTGTTTGTGATGTTGACCTGCTGATAACTCGaatattatgaaaaaaaatgaatcaaatgttACCTTCCAGTGGTATGAAGATGAGATGTGGCTGGTAATCCTAGATTGATCACATTGTTCAGtaaatggtcccccccccaaacagcTTTTAACTGTGGTTGCCAACTATATTGTTCTTGAGAAATGAGGGggctatcattttttttttcatcgcaatACTTCCTGGTGATGCTTTCAAATATTCAGAGCCACCAGTCAGTGGttgcaacatgaaaaaaaaaatacaagctcTTGCAGCAAGTGCACACTGCTCGAGACTCAAGCAGCGCCGCGTGACACTTTGTGGCACTTTCACAAGTGTTGTTGTGGCACTTGCCTGCCAAGACTTGCTGCACCTGTTGTTGCGGCACCATGACTGTtctatgaataaaatgttaaacaGATGAAAAACCTGAATAAATCAGTCTTGGTGAGCCTTGAGTTTGAGTTTGAAGATTAGATGTGAATAACTTgaattcaaacacacacacgacacaagACAGTTCTTTTGATGTGCACGTTTATTCCTGAAATCTACATGGGAATTGGAAGAGGTATGTCACAAAGAGAACTATCTATGGGGGGAACAGTAATTGATGAGGATTTAATAGGGTAAAATCAAACAATAAAAGAAACTAAAAATGAGAGGACAAACGAAAGACTCATGATGTTAACCACTTCAACTCAATTTGGGCACCAACCTGTACACAATCTGGGAAATTCCGCATGTAAAGTATGTTGCAACCACAGTTTGTTTTGAGTCGACCCAAGAACTAAAAGATGTGGAGAGTTAGCCCTGACTTGACTCTCGCAGTCAGCAGCCAAATCGAACAAcccttcacactcacattcacgccTCCTACAGGGAGGCTGGTTCCATATACAAAACACAGTGACTGAACTGAGAGGTGATAGGGTTAAGCAGTCTACCATGCCTTTATAATAcggtgtaaaaaaatatatatttatatgcatATTCTGATACATATTTATTGTCATAGCAGTGAGAAGTTGATTAGCAAATGCAAATGAGCAGGAAATGTCAATTTTATATATAATGTGGGAATATTGGCGTATTAATTGTAATAATGTGAAATCAAACAATGGTCGACTGAGGTTAATAACACGTTACATAAAGGGATAAAAAAAGGAATAGGATTTTTATTGTTgactaaaagaagaaaaaacagttTGTTGGATGTACATACTGaacagcaaatgaaaaaaataggcAAGGATGAGGCCGATTTAGACGAATGAAGTTGAATGAGTACTTTTAATCGCTACAAATGATGAATAGTAGTTAAGACCACTACTCTATGACCCCAAGAACAGAAATGCTGTGTTTAACTGGGTACTTTCTGAAGATTAGGATACCATGTTGACTCTAATCGCTCAGAAGCAAGTTATCATTTAGCAAGTTAACAGCGCACTGTGCTAAATGATTGAGGCTGTACAACTGATGCCTTATCTCAAGTTACACCTATTTTTGTGTCCAGTGCAATTTTCATACAAAGTGCAATcttactgtgtgtgtgggtagaactttttttcttttggtatatTCTTGGGCGTGTGCAGTGAGAAAGGGGCATTTGCGCCGATTTGGGAGCGAACACAGCTGGCTTGCTTTGCAGCTCATGGAAGCGGCTCCGCTTCCTTTCTTTTAAATTTGGTGCAGTCGAAGCACACACAATCTTTGATATTGCAAAAGCAAAAATTGACTCGCTGAAGGCCATGCAAGAAAATCAAAGCATGAAAACCGTGTTTATAAGGAAAGGAAGCAGACCTCCACAGATAGATGATCACAGATCACTACTGTGAAGAGAGCACTTGAAGATCGCCtttcacaataaaatacatGGTGACCCGGACATTAGTGTCCATCCGTGACAACCCCACATCGTAAGGgcgttattttaaaaatataaggaTAATGACAATAATGAGGCATTCAATGAATTTgtttctacaatgattcagagggttcGATACATGCTGTTGTCATAATGAAATTCAATGACAGCCACCACATATATTGCAATGTCTGCCTGCACTTTGATGAAATCCACGAGAATTTAGCTCATTATCTttatcttttccttttttaaaatttccccTCTTAATTTGGCATCACACCATTGAAGAAATCATATACTATATATAAacaaattattcatttaaataagaTTGTACTGaaggagatttttttccccttcatttGGAGTCAACCTCACCACCCTCAAGGCGCTGCTGAATTTTGAAGCGAGTTTTAAATCAACGATTAATTACAAACTATGTTACACTCTTTTGAATCAGCTAATCTACGTTCTACCTATTCCAAGTCTCTAGTTTCCTAATGAGATCTTAGATGTGTGTTGGAAGTTTCTTTCTCAGAGTTGTCTCGCTGACTGACAGAGCCTCTGCTCTTGTAACAGTATCTGGAGAACAAATTCCCCAAAGGCTTCCGAAATTTCTCCCCGACAAATGCATAAATGACTGGATTTACACAGCAGTGTGACAGTGCAATGACCTCAGACCAAGTCATAGCCAAACTGATTGTCGTTGATGCTTTGTAGGTGTTGAACATTTCAAACAGTTGCAGTGTCTGAAGGAAAACTACAACATTGTAGGGGACCCAGCATACGACAAACACACAGACGATGATGAATATCAATTTCACAGCTCGACCCTTGTTTGAGTTCCTTGTCTTAGACAGCACAAGCAGGATCTTCACGTAACAAAAAATCTGGATAGGTAGACACAGGAAAAGACTCACTGTGTTCTCACTGAAGTTTCGGAGCATTTTCCAAAACTGCTGACTTTCCTCTGGATAAACCGGCTGGCAACTCAAGGAGTTGTTGTGACTCATTTCAACGGAGGAAAATATCACCTGTGGGGTTGCCATGGCCAGGGATACAACCCAGATAGCGATGCTGGCATACAAGCCAAAGCCAAGGGTTCTGGCTTGCATGGTTGCCACAGCGTGGACGATGGCCAGGTAGCGGTCCACACTCATCAAGGTCACAAACAAAGTCCCACTGTAAAATCCCAACTGTTCAGGGGAGAAGAGGTTGACACGAAATGCATATGAAGTTAGTGTGGCCCCATCAGTAGGCTAAATGTGTCACTTCGGGACAACTGAAAATagcaacaaataaacacaatttataataataataatacattttatttataagcgcctttcaatttAGTTTCTTGTTTTAGCACTGTGCTCTGGGTTCATTATCGTGCTGCATAGTAAGGGATGTTGTCGAATAGTTGGGTTCCATATTGCATCTTGCACATCCAAGCCACAGTCACAACattcatacatttaaaaaatctacagtatatatacagtatattttttactGAATATTTTTAGGGGCTCATGACCGAGCATTCCTTTGTCCGAACATTAGCCTGTTTGCCTCACCAGCGTGTCAtagtatactgtatttttggtTCATCTCTCAATTTTTTGCAGACTTCATTCTTGCCCTCCGATTATTTGTGCTAACGAGAAGTTTGCATCTTCTGCAAGTGTCAGAATGCTACTAATGATTATTTTAAGAATTGATtaatctgtgattttttttaaattggaaaaacatctctttattaCAAACagtacattatttcaaattatgACCGCGAGTACCGACAGGCCCtttgcactgtatcccatgtctgtcattgtttttcatgtttctcgtgcagagcgtgcctgttAAGTGAAATTTTCCTTGGAAGAACgtataatgacaataaaagcaattcaattcaattcgatGATACAGTTACTAGTTTTCTCCCTAACATGACAAAAAACTCTAATTAAAATGCTGATCATtgctttccaaagtaaaagcaaatacTTGCAAAGGTAATCAGTTTCTGTACCGGAATGAGTTCCCACCTGATAGACTCCCGTCGTGATTTTGCATACAGCAAGATTCTGAGAATTGTAAGCCCACAGGATGAGGGACAAAGCCAGAGTAAGGTCTGAGAGAGCCAAGTTGAGCAGACAAATGTCAGTCAATGTCTTCATCTTGATGTAGCGGTGGAGAATCCAGAGCACAGTGGTGTTGCCTATGAGACAACACAATTCTCGGCATGTTTCCGCGTTGCTTTTTGAAAAACTATTGAGAACTTTAACACTAAATGTGTGTTACAGTTTCTGAACATACCAAGCAAACCAAGAAAAAACAGCATGCAAAGGACAATCCGCACGGCCATGAATCCTTTCGATATCTGTGGACTCTCTTCCCCAAACCGGGAGGAATTT from the Hippocampus zosterae strain Florida chromosome 5, ASM2543408v3, whole genome shotgun sequence genome contains:
- the si:cabz01093077.1 gene encoding C-C chemokine receptor type 4 isoform X2, translating into MDATKNETFIYMDMYDYENDYPNSSRFGEESPQISKGFMAVRIVLCMLFFLGLLGNTTVLWILHRYIKMKTLTDICLLNLALSDLTLALSLILWAYNSQNLAVCKITTGVYQLGFYSGTLFVTLMSVDRYLAIVHAVATMQARTLGFGLYASIAIWVVSLAMATPQIFCYVKILLVLSKTRNSNKGRAVKLIFIIVCVFVVCWVPYNVVVFLQTLQLFEMFNTYKASTTISLAMTWSEVIALSHCCVNPVIYAFVGEKFRKPLGNLFSRYCYKSRGSVSQRDNSEKETSNTHLRSH
- the si:cabz01093077.1 gene encoding C-C chemokine receptor type 4 isoform X1 — its product is MDATKNETFIYMDMYDYENDYPNSSRFGEESPQISKGFMAVRIVLCMLFFLGLLGNTTVLWILHRYIKMKTLTDICLLNLALSDLTLALSLILWAYNSQNLAVCKITTGVYQLGFYSGTLFVTLMSVDRYLAIVHAVATMQARTLGFGLYASIAIWVVSLAMATPQVIFSSVEMSHNNSLSCQPVYPEESQQFWKMLRNFSENTVSLFLCLPIQIFCYVKILLVLSKTRNSNKGRAVKLIFIIVCVFVVCWVPYNVVVFLQTLQLFEMFNTYKASTTISLAMTWSEVIALSHCCVNPVIYAFVGEKFRKPLGNLFSRYCYKSRGSVSQRDNSEKETSNTHLRSH